CGAGACTTCGAGGACATGCAGGCAAAAATAAGGAAGAGCGGAAACTTTTTGTCTCAACGCCAGAGGCCTGTGTAAATATCAAAAGCGGCACAAAAGCCACCATAAATTGCCTGATGCATTGAGGAACATTTCTCAATTTCCACGACGAGCTGAATAACAAAGAAAGTTGCCCGTTAAGCGGAAAAAAAAGTTGTGCACTGGAAAAACTAATGCATTACAGTGGAAATATGTTCAGCACTTTCTGACAGCACAAACAATTCAAAAGCAATCAAAAAGCGATTGTGTTTGCGTTTGTTTCATTCCCTGTGACTGGGAAAACACATTACAAATGAAATATGGTTTCATTTCAGTTGGGATGTGGGATATACTAAAATGTAGTTACAATTAAaagcttttccattttttttttaatattaaagttaatttttatatcgaatttttattattttatacaaaatttagGCAAGAATTTTTACAGTTCTCTAGCAtataaaatcctttttttcaATAGTTCTATAATTTTATTCACCATTTAAAAGTCATTCAGTGTTTTTACAACCCAACAgcatttaacatattttaaaaaatatattagtcTATGCATAAATATCCCTTCAAAATAatcaatacaaaaatatacttaaatattttacattttccttttacataataaataaaagaaatacccATTAAAGCATAAATAGAAACCTTCTCAAAGGCGAAACACACAAAgctcttttcgcaaaaaaacacaaacccCCGAGGACTTTCGCTACATTTTGCACAGAATGTTTTATCAATACCGAACAGGCATGCTTTTATTTAGCAAAGTTTTTCATGCATTTTTCCACCTCATTTTTTCTGTGGCAGACAAATATGTGAAGCGGCCCCCACGGAAGGCATATGGACGACTAAGTGCCGAGGCCGACGATGCCGTGTCACTAGGCCACAAAATCGATGATCCGTTCGATGAGCTAGACGACTTCGAAATGCTGGCAGCGAACGCGGGAACACCTGGGTGTAGCAGTCACAGCCATGCCAACAATGAGCCACCAGGTGAAGCCAATGGCAACGTCAATGTCAACGGTGGTTCAGGTTCAGGATCAGCTGGATTGGCACTGGGTTCTGGAGGATGTAACGGGAACGGGAATGGTAACCTCTCACCCTGCACGGATGCCGATTGCCAGGGCAACTACGAGGTGGAGAGCCGCCTCTGCGAACTGGGCCTCTGCCAGGCGAAAGGGAAAACATCAAAGGACCTCCTCCTCGGTGCAGGGAACACGTCAACATCGAAGGAGATTAACGAAAACACAATAAGTCGACTGCATGCACTGGCCATGgccgatgacgatgatgactACGGTGAGTGCCAGGTGCCAGGTCCACAAAAGCCAGCTGATGAGGCAGCGGGGTGGGGTACAGTTTAACCTAAAGATAATAAACTAGATAGtgatgaataatatttttgaagagtatagattaatttaaaaaatttaatttcacaaactaaatagttataataaattgtttaaatcatTTAGACTTcaataagatttattttatgtaaaatatttaaaatcttttaaatcaGTTTAGATTTGtctaaaaaatgtaagtgttttttaaaatatttcgtgccccacgttgggcgccagatgtaacgaactgatttctAACACATCagaaatactaaaaaataaatataaaacctCTTGAAAACATTGCCATATAAAAGGAACTACTGTTTCTGCACTCTGGGCTAAAAATTCGACAAATTTCCAATTTCCAGATGAATCGCTTACCTGCAACGTGTGCGACCGAGCTTTCCATTGTCACCGTCAGCTGGCTTCGCACCAGCAGAAGAAGCGTCACTTTGGGTAAGGGAAATGCACTTAATTAAGCTAGCTCTCACTTTTCATCAACTTTCTCGTCTTTCTTTCGTGTTACTTCCTGGCATTCTCCTGTCGTTTTCCCGGCATTTTCCTGGCACCTTGCAGCTGCAGTGGCTGCGATAGTTTGTTTCCCTCACTAATGCTTCTGGAGCACCACAAGGAGGAATTTGAGCACTGGAGCGACGAGGAGATGGGTCGGCGGGTCTGCTGTCGGCGGAACAGGTGCGATGACGATTATTTCACGGACACCGACTCCTTTATCAGCGATGCGGAGAGCGAGGATCTGGAGAGGCTGTTGTAAGCACCGGACACCGAGATAGGATAGTGACTGAAGAAGGGATGGCGAACGGAGAGGGCGGGACTCAGCCGAAAAGTAGCCAGCCGTCCATCCCCATTAATCCAGGGGCGGAATGTCCTGCGGCGCCAACTGGAATGGAAGGGCTTGTTTTTGGGAGGTCTTAGACTTGCTTGGGTTGCTCTCCTCTCCCCGGCTGATGAAGATTGACACACGGGGCGGACCGCTTGTCGCCCTaatgaaaatgaattaaacCCCAATCTGGCTGAACGCAAAGCCGCCAGCCAAACAATGAAAAATGTTGGCTAAAACCCAGTGAAAaccaaataccaaaaaagggaaaaaccaAATTGAGACGCCAGCACAAGATATAAAATACTTGTGGACTGTGCGTTGTCTGTACTTTTAGAGTTCAACTACGAGAGACCCTCGTTGGGGGTCTAAAAACCAAgttataagtaaatatatatatatttaaatgtaaatgtatatcTATGTGTGTATATTGAGCTAGTCGAATACGAATCTCCATAAATGGAAATCATATCATTTAATGCATATGTATAAGCCCCTGAGACAAATGCAAAACTATTTACCAAATGGCAACCGAACCCAatgtatttttcaataaataaaagccgTGCGAAACCGAAAGCATGTTCAGCAATCTGTACTCATTCATTAAGAATCTCATAAATTTCCAATCA
This portion of the Drosophila takahashii strain IR98-3 E-12201 chromosome 3R, DtakHiC1v2, whole genome shotgun sequence genome encodes:
- the LOC108056931 gene encoding uncharacterized protein; the protein is MFWILRRTGAANFFNSFNNNCSFSKSNSNGGNHSNSTQDKYVKRPPRKAYGRLSAEADDAVSLGHKIDDPFDELDDFEMLAANAGTPGCSSHSHANNEPPGEANGNVNVNGGSGSGSAGLALGSGGCNGNGNGNLSPCTDADCQGNYEVESRLCELGLCQAKGKTSKDLLLGAGNTSTSKEINENTISRLHALAMADDDDDYDESLTCNVCDRAFHCHRQLASHQQKKRHFGCSGCDSLFPSLMLLEHHKEEFEHWSDEEMGRRVCCRRNRCDDDYFTDTDSFISDAESEDLERLL